One part of the Sphingopyxis sp. TUF1 genome encodes these proteins:
- the ispG gene encoding flavodoxin-dependent (E)-4-hydroxy-3-methylbut-2-enyl-diphosphate synthase, with translation MSDHNPGLRPWRDIARRQCRQIMVGNVPVGGGAPITVQTMTNTLTSDAVATIDQIRRCEEAGADLIRVSCPDTDSTAALGKIVRAARVPLIADIHFHYKRALEAADAGAACLRINPGNIGSSERVGEVVRAAKANGCAIRIGVNAGSLEKDLLEKYGEPCPEALVESALDHIKLLQDHDFHDYKVAVKASDVFLAVAAYAQLADAVDCPLHLGITEAGGLIGGTVKSALGIGNLLWAGIGDTIRVSLSAEPEEEVRVGYEILKSLGLRTRGVRVVSCPSCARQGFDVIRTVQALEEALGHIKTPMSLSVLGCVVNGPGEARETDIGITGGGNGKHMVYLSGVTDHHVADADMIDHIVKLVEAKAAEIDAGSSVSMDVAHGKAA, from the coding sequence ATGAGCGATCATAACCCCGGCCTCCGCCCCTGGCGCGACATCGCGCGGCGCCAATGCCGTCAGATCATGGTCGGCAATGTCCCCGTCGGCGGCGGCGCACCGATCACCGTGCAGACGATGACCAACACGCTGACCAGCGACGCGGTCGCGACGATCGACCAGATCCGCCGCTGCGAAGAGGCCGGCGCCGACCTGATCCGCGTCTCCTGCCCCGACACCGATTCGACCGCTGCGCTCGGCAAGATCGTGCGCGCGGCGCGCGTCCCCCTGATCGCCGACATTCATTTCCACTATAAACGCGCATTGGAGGCCGCCGACGCCGGCGCCGCCTGCCTGCGCATCAATCCAGGCAACATCGGCTCGTCGGAGCGTGTCGGCGAGGTCGTGCGTGCCGCCAAGGCCAACGGCTGCGCGATCCGGATCGGCGTTAACGCGGGGTCGCTCGAAAAGGATCTGCTCGAAAAATATGGCGAGCCCTGCCCCGAGGCGCTCGTCGAAAGCGCGCTCGACCATATCAAGCTGCTCCAGGATCACGACTTTCACGACTATAAGGTCGCGGTGAAGGCGAGCGACGTCTTCCTCGCGGTCGCCGCCTATGCGCAGCTCGCCGATGCCGTCGACTGCCCGCTCCACCTCGGCATTACCGAAGCCGGCGGGCTGATCGGCGGCACCGTCAAGTCGGCGCTCGGCATCGGCAACCTCCTCTGGGCCGGGATCGGCGACACGATCCGCGTCAGCCTGTCGGCCGAACCTGAAGAAGAGGTCCGCGTCGGTTATGAAATCCTCAAATCCTTGGGCCTTCGCACCCGAGGCGTCCGCGTCGTTTCCTGTCCCAGCTGCGCGCGACAGGGCTTCGACGTCATCCGCACCGTCCAGGCGCTCGAAGAGGCGCTCGGCCACATCAAGACGCCGATGTCGCTCTCGGTCCTCGGCTGCGTCGTCAACGGCCCCGGCGAAGCGCGCGAGACCGATATCGGCATCACCGGCGGCGGCAACGGCAAGCATATGGTGTATCTCTCGGGCGTCACCGACCACCATGTCGCCGACGCCGATATGATCGACCACATTGTGAAACTGGTCGAGGCCAAGGCGGCCGAGATCGACGCCGGCAGTTCGGTGAGCATGGACGTGGCGCACGGCAAGGCGGCTTAA
- a CDS encoding GNAT family N-acetyltransferase, translated as MTLAIRPAAPADLPLIARFIRDLADYEKLAHEVRFDEAKLAASLFGPRPYAEVIIGEIDGAAQGFALFFHNFSTFEGRPGIYLEDLFVRPEARGSGFGKALLAHLAKLCVERDCARLEWWVLDWNEPSIGFYKSLGAKLMDEWTVMRVDGDALTRLAAS; from the coding sequence ATGACCCTCGCCATCCGCCCCGCCGCGCCCGCCGACCTGCCCTTGATCGCGCGGTTCATCCGCGACCTCGCCGATTATGAAAAACTGGCGCACGAAGTCCGCTTCGATGAGGCGAAGCTCGCCGCCAGCCTGTTCGGCCCCCGCCCCTATGCCGAAGTGATCATCGGCGAGATTGACGGCGCGGCGCAGGGTTTTGCGCTCTTCTTCCACAATTTCTCGACCTTCGAAGGGCGCCCCGGCATCTACCTCGAAGACCTGTTCGTCCGCCCCGAAGCGCGGGGATCGGGGTTCGGCAAGGCGCTGCTTGCCCATCTCGCCAAACTCTGCGTCGAACGCGATTGCGCGCGCCTCGAATGGTGGGTACTCGACTGGAACGAACCGAGCATCGGCTTTTACAAGAGCCTCGGCGCCAAGCTGATGGACGAGTGGACGGTGATGCGCGTCGACGGCGACGCGCTGACAAGACTGGCCGCCTCCTAA
- a CDS encoding recombinase family protein: protein MIRAALYARYSSDQQSSASIADQQRICRERAEREGWQLLGSYEDAAISGASMILRPGIQKLLADAQAGQFDIVLTEALDRVSRDQADVATFYKHLQFARVPLITLAEGEISELHVGLKGTMNALFLKDLAKKTHRGLRGRVEKGFSAGSVGYGYRMVRRLSSEGELVRGEREIDPAQALIVERIFREFADGKSPLAIARDLNADGIAGPAGKPWRDTSIRGDVRRGTGILNNELYVGVRSWNHKHSVKDPRTGKEVMRLNPESEWIRNEVPELRIVGDALWQAAKCQQQALAERYTGARQAAQSRSAQGLRRPAYLLSGLLECGTCGGTYAVVVGDRYGCVGHHRRGSCTNNRTIRRGDLERRALAGITDRLVSADKIEAAVAAYAVHINRENRERRIQADADRRGLARIDKAVAGIMAAIEDGLYQPAMKVRMAELDREKAEITARLAEAPVDIPDVHPGIAEIYKRKVAALTDTLNDPETQLDASSDIRSLVGKIVLHPGAKRGEVHATLHGSLMGILDFVNDSTQPRETRLITKVSPGSPG, encoded by the coding sequence ATGATCCGCGCCGCGCTCTACGCCCGCTATTCCTCCGATCAGCAAAGTTCGGCCTCGATCGCCGACCAGCAGCGCATCTGCCGCGAGCGCGCGGAGCGCGAGGGTTGGCAGCTTCTCGGCAGCTACGAGGATGCGGCCATCTCGGGCGCGAGCATGATCCTGCGGCCCGGCATCCAGAAGCTGCTCGCCGACGCGCAGGCGGGGCAGTTCGACATCGTGCTCACGGAAGCGCTCGACCGGGTGTCGCGCGACCAGGCCGATGTCGCGACCTTTTACAAGCATCTCCAGTTTGCAAGGGTGCCGCTCATTACCCTCGCCGAAGGCGAAATCTCCGAGCTGCACGTCGGGCTCAAGGGCACGATGAACGCGCTGTTCCTCAAGGACCTCGCCAAGAAGACGCATCGCGGCTTGCGCGGGCGGGTCGAGAAGGGCTTTTCGGCGGGCTCGGTCGGCTATGGCTATCGAATGGTTCGCCGCCTTTCGAGCGAGGGCGAACTGGTGCGCGGCGAGCGCGAAATTGATCCGGCCCAGGCGCTGATCGTCGAGCGTATCTTCCGCGAGTTCGCCGACGGCAAGAGCCCGCTCGCTATCGCGCGTGATCTCAATGCCGATGGCATTGCCGGCCCCGCTGGAAAGCCTTGGCGTGACACTTCGATCAGGGGCGACGTGCGCCGGGGAACCGGCATCCTCAACAACGAGCTTTATGTCGGTGTGCGCTCGTGGAACCACAAGCATAGCGTCAAAGACCCGCGCACGGGCAAGGAGGTCATGCGCCTCAACCCCGAATCCGAATGGATCCGGAACGAAGTGCCGGAGCTTCGCATCGTCGGCGATGCGCTATGGCAGGCAGCGAAGTGCCAGCAGCAGGCGCTTGCCGAACGCTATACAGGGGCCAGGCAAGCGGCGCAGTCCCGCAGTGCGCAGGGATTGCGGCGTCCGGCCTATTTGCTCTCGGGCCTGCTCGAATGCGGCACTTGTGGCGGCACCTATGCCGTCGTGGTCGGCGACCGCTACGGCTGTGTCGGTCATCATCGCCGGGGCTCGTGCACGAACAACCGGACGATCCGTCGTGGAGACCTCGAACGTCGCGCGCTCGCGGGTATCACCGACCGGCTGGTGTCGGCAGACAAGATCGAAGCGGCGGTCGCCGCATACGCGGTCCATATCAACCGCGAGAACCGTGAGCGACGCATCCAGGCCGATGCCGACCGGCGCGGACTGGCCCGGATCGACAAGGCGGTCGCCGGGATCATGGCGGCAATCGAGGACGGGCTGTATCAGCCCGCCATGAAGGTGCGCATGGCCGAGCTTGACCGCGAGAAGGCCGAAATCACAGCGCGGCTTGCCGAGGCGCCCGTCGATATTCCCGACGTCCATCCCGGCATCGCCGAAATCTACAAGCGCAAGGTCGCGGCGCTGACCGACACGCTCAATGACCCTGAAACGCAGCTCGATGCATCAAGCGACATCCGTTCGCTTGTCGGCAAGATTGTCCTGCATCCCGGCGCGAAGCGCGGCGAGGTTCATGCCACGCTCCACGGCTCGCTTATGGGCATTCTCGACTTCGTCAACGACAGCACCCAACCCCGCGAAACCCGACTTATAACAAAGGTGTCCCCGGGTTCGCCGGGATGA
- a CDS encoding helix-turn-helix transcriptional regulator translates to MPVPEKIIRLQTVLARTGLSRSTLYRKIAEGTFPAQLKISVHGAGWHESEINRWIADPVRYRADNDNPAPPVGPV, encoded by the coding sequence ATGCCTGTCCCCGAAAAGATCATCCGCCTCCAGACCGTCCTCGCCCGCACCGGACTCTCGCGCTCCACACTCTACCGGAAAATCGCGGAGGGCACATTCCCGGCCCAGTTGAAGATAAGCGTTCACGGTGCCGGATGGCATGAATCCGAGATCAATCGCTGGATCGCCGATCCCGTTCGCTACCGTGCCGACAATGACAACCCGGCACCCCCTGTGGGGCCGGTATGA
- a CDS encoding ParB/RepB/Spo0J family partition protein, with protein sequence MDFQHIELSRLSVSSANMRGIAKKPDLTNILPSVRARGILVPLIVRPGAEDGHYEVVAGKRRYYCALAVAEEQDGIDPLPCAVMKAGDDAAALEASLIENIARLDPDEVNRCEAFTRLVREGRSIEDIGLTFGLTGLQVKRTLAIGNLLPRIRTMYRAETIDVVTMRHLTLATKAQQRDWLALVDCPEKHAPTGSQLKAWLFGGSAVATKVAMFDLASYTGEIVSDLFGEDSYFTHVDAFWTAQMAEVEKQADFYRDSGWSDVVVMGRGVYFDSWEHERCPKKKGGKVFVTISHRGQVAYHEGYITTKEARQRAKGAAGTDAPKPTRPEVSAALGNYIDLHRHAAVRASLLSDAGVALRMMVAHAIVGSPLWRVDIEKQRAASDAIAESVEVSASEAAFDAKRREVLALLGFDPETPTVTGGYDGEHGVAGLFTRLLPLSDEAIMSILPVVMGETLAVGSAEVDMLGQLLGTDMRTCWDDTAVLPELIRDKPLLTTIIAEVAGTDVAEANADATAKVQRGILVDGLAGSNGRAKIEGWLPRWFTFPPSGYTDRGGIGCVERSERIGPLLVAAKAEAEPEMRQAA encoded by the coding sequence ATGGATTTCCAGCATATCGAACTATCGCGTCTTTCCGTGTCGTCCGCCAACATGCGCGGGATCGCCAAGAAACCCGACCTCACCAACATCCTGCCGTCGGTGCGGGCACGTGGTATCCTCGTACCGCTGATCGTCAGGCCCGGAGCGGAAGACGGCCACTACGAGGTCGTCGCGGGCAAGCGGCGCTATTATTGTGCGCTGGCAGTTGCCGAGGAACAGGACGGCATCGACCCGCTGCCTTGCGCGGTAATGAAGGCCGGGGATGACGCGGCGGCGCTCGAAGCCTCGCTGATCGAGAATATCGCCCGTCTCGACCCCGACGAGGTGAACCGCTGCGAAGCCTTCACGCGGCTTGTCCGCGAGGGGCGGAGCATCGAGGATATCGGCCTGACCTTCGGGCTGACCGGCTTGCAGGTGAAGCGGACGCTTGCCATCGGCAATCTCTTGCCCCGCATCCGCACCATGTATCGCGCCGAGACAATCGATGTCGTCACCATGCGGCACCTGACCCTTGCCACCAAGGCGCAGCAGCGCGACTGGCTGGCGCTGGTCGATTGCCCCGAGAAGCACGCGCCGACCGGAAGCCAGCTCAAGGCATGGCTGTTCGGCGGTAGCGCGGTCGCCACCAAGGTCGCGATGTTCGACCTTGCCAGCTATACCGGCGAGATCGTTTCCGACCTGTTCGGCGAGGACAGCTATTTTACCCACGTCGATGCCTTCTGGACCGCGCAGATGGCCGAGGTCGAGAAGCAGGCGGATTTCTATCGCGATAGCGGCTGGAGTGATGTCGTCGTCATGGGACGCGGAGTCTATTTCGATAGCTGGGAGCACGAACGCTGCCCCAAGAAGAAAGGCGGCAAGGTCTTTGTGACCATCAGCCATCGCGGCCAGGTCGCATACCATGAGGGCTATATCACCACCAAGGAAGCGCGGCAGCGCGCCAAGGGTGCGGCGGGAACCGATGCACCCAAGCCTACTCGTCCCGAGGTTAGCGCGGCGCTCGGCAACTATATCGACTTGCACCGTCATGCCGCCGTGCGGGCATCCTTGCTGTCCGATGCCGGCGTTGCCCTTCGCATGATGGTTGCCCATGCCATCGTCGGATCGCCGCTGTGGCGGGTCGACATCGAGAAGCAGCGCGCGGCCAGCGATGCCATCGCCGAGAGTGTCGAGGTGTCGGCAAGCGAAGCGGCCTTCGATGCGAAACGCCGCGAGGTGCTGGCATTGCTTGGTTTCGATCCCGAAACCCCGACCGTGACCGGCGGCTATGATGGCGAGCATGGGGTTGCAGGCCTGTTCACCCGTCTGCTCCCGCTGTCCGACGAAGCGATCATGAGCATCCTTCCCGTTGTCATGGGCGAGACGCTGGCGGTCGGCAGTGCCGAGGTCGATATGCTGGGCCAGCTTCTCGGCACCGACATGCGGACCTGTTGGGATGATACCGCCGTGCTGCCCGAGCTGATCCGCGACAAGCCATTGCTGACCACCATCATCGCCGAGGTTGCGGGAACCGATGTTGCCGAAGCCAATGCCGATGCGACCGCCAAGGTGCAGCGCGGCATCCTCGTCGATGGCCTCGCCGGCAGCAACGGCCGCGCGAAGATAGAGGGCTGGCTTCCCCGCTGGTTCACCTTTCCGCCGTCGGGTTACACGGATCGCGGCGGCATCGGCTGTGTCGAGCGGAGCGAGCGTATCGGGCCGCTTCTCGTCGCGGCGAAAGCGGAGGCTGAGCCGGAGATGCGTCAGGCAGCTTGA
- a CDS encoding nucleotidyltransferase and HEPN domain-containing protein, whose amino-acid sequence MRTDVDHLPPVKQRELERIVEILFDEFGQATENATGRRKGARILKIVLFGSYARGDWVDAPASANQYKSDYDILVIVSQKELTDRAAYWAKAEERLIRAYTIEKTLRTPVNFIVHSLHEVNDGLAHGRVFFMEVAKDGIALYDADDRELATPKPKTPEQALIAAKEYFEEYHPSAMRAYVNFGDDLHRGWNKDAAFILHQAAERLYNCVLLTLTFYTPYNHNIAFLRSLAEGLDRRLYGIWPETNRRERAMFQKLKEAYTKARYSKHYKISEGELTWLGERVEELGRVVHQVCCDKIAELEKVARQ is encoded by the coding sequence ATGCGAACCGACGTCGATCATCTTCCGCCTGTGAAGCAGCGCGAGCTTGAGCGCATCGTCGAGATTCTCTTCGACGAGTTCGGGCAGGCAACCGAAAATGCGACCGGGCGCCGCAAGGGCGCCCGCATTCTCAAGATCGTCCTGTTCGGCAGCTACGCGAGGGGAGATTGGGTCGACGCACCGGCATCTGCCAATCAATATAAATCCGACTACGACATTCTCGTCATCGTCAGCCAGAAGGAGCTGACCGACCGCGCCGCCTATTGGGCGAAGGCCGAGGAACGCCTGATCCGCGCCTACACCATCGAGAAGACTCTACGGACGCCGGTCAATTTCATCGTCCACTCGCTCCATGAGGTGAATGACGGGCTCGCGCATGGCCGCGTCTTCTTCATGGAGGTTGCGAAGGACGGGATCGCGCTTTACGATGCCGATGATCGGGAACTGGCGACGCCCAAGCCCAAAACGCCGGAGCAGGCGCTTATCGCAGCGAAGGAATATTTCGAGGAGTATCACCCGAGCGCAATGCGTGCCTACGTCAATTTCGGCGATGATCTACATCGAGGCTGGAACAAGGACGCGGCCTTCATTCTTCATCAGGCAGCGGAAAGACTCTACAACTGTGTGCTGTTAACGCTGACCTTCTATACCCCGTATAACCATAACATAGCCTTCCTGCGTTCGCTGGCCGAAGGGCTCGATCGGCGCCTTTACGGTATCTGGCCCGAGACCAATCGCCGCGAACGCGCGATGTTCCAGAAGCTGAAGGAAGCCTACACCAAGGCCCGCTACTCGAAACACTATAAGATCAGCGAGGGAGAACTGACCTGGCTCGGAGAACGCGTCGAGGAACTCGGTCGCGTTGTCCATCAGGTCTGCTGCGACAAGATCGCCGAACTCGAAAAGGTGGCGCGTCAATAA